DNA sequence from the Deinococcus humi genome:
TCCTTGAACTGCATGCCGCGCGCCATGTCAAGGCCGGCAGGCAGGCGGATGGCCGCGTCGCCGCCAATCTTCTTCAGTTCACCCAGACGGCCCACTGCGGCCAGGTAGAAGGCCGCTTCCAGGTATTCCAGGTTCAGGGCGAAGTTCAGCACGTCGCCGTCGATGTCCTTGGCGGGGGCGGCCAGGGCAGGAGCGGCGAGGCCCATCGCGGCCATGCCCAGGCCCGCTTTGCCCAGGAAGCCCAGGGCGGCGCGGCGGTTGAGGTTGGATTCGGTGGTCTGACTGTTGGTGGTCTGGCTGGGGTTGGTGTCGGTCATGGCAGTGCTCCTTGGGGACAAGAGGGCGGGACGGGACAGCGCGCCGGGGCGTGTCCTGGACGGGTTGGAGCGCGGGAGGAATGCAGAAGTGCAGCTGGTCTCTCCTGACTCATCCGGATATATGCAGCGGCCCCACAACTGGATCAGGCAGCGTCAGAACATGAACGGCGCATAAAGGTCTGCCGCCTCGCTAGAGTGGGCGCATGACCGCCTCCCCCACCTTGTTCGAGCGCATCATCGCCCGTGAGATTCCCAGCGACATCGTGTACGAGGACGACGATTACATTGCCATCCGTGACATCGCGCCCAAGGCCCCGGTCCATCTGCTGGTCATCCCCAAGAGGGTCAGTGCCCGCCTCGACGAGATCACCGACGCCGGGGAAATGGGAGCCCTGTGGCTGACCGCCGTGAAGGTGGCCCGGCAGCACGCCGAGGACTACCGCCTGCTGGTCAACTCCGGTGAGAAGGGCGGTCAGGTGGTGTTCCACACCCATATTCACATTCTGGCGGGCTGGGAGAACGGCCCCGAGAGCGACACCTGATGCCCCAATTTGATGCCATCCTCTTTGACCTCGACGGCGTTCTGGTGGACAGCGAACTGCAGGCCAACACCGTCTGGGTGCAGCTCCTGGCCGAGCAGGGACTGGATATCGATCTGCCCACGTTCATGGCGAACGCGGTGGGCGGCACGCATGTGGTGCTGTTCGAGTGGCTGAAGAACAGTTATGGCTGGACGCGCCCCGAAACCTTCGTGCCTGAACTGGATGCCCGCCTGCATGAGGCTTTTGGCAGCACACAGGCCATTGAGGGCGCGGCCCGGACGCTGGCACTGCTACGAGAGGCGGGGCTGCCCTTCGCTGTCGCCAGCAACAGCCTGCGCAGCCGCCTGAAGCGCAAGCTGGAAGCGTCGGGCCTTGCCCCGCTGGTTGGGGAGCACGCCTACGACCCGGCCCATGTCGGC
Encoded proteins:
- a CDS encoding histidine triad nucleotide-binding protein, which produces MTASPTLFERIIAREIPSDIVYEDDDYIAIRDIAPKAPVHLLVIPKRVSARLDEITDAGEMGALWLTAVKVARQHAEDYRLLVNSGEKGGQVVFHTHIHILAGWENGPESDT
- a CDS encoding HAD family hydrolase, with amino-acid sequence MPQFDAILFDLDGVLVDSELQANTVWVQLLAEQGLDIDLPTFMANAVGGTHVVLFEWLKNSYGWTRPETFVPELDARLHEAFGSTQAIEGAARTLALLREAGLPFAVASNSLRSRLKRKLEASGLAPLVGEHAYDPAHVGGRGKPAPDLYAYAAAQLGADITRCLVIEDSVTGLSAGVAAGATAWGLLAGGHVHPDNAAHLTGAGAKRILRTHKELQGALGLVGASLTQPG